TTAAACGACGTAAAATAAACGGTTGCACTAATGAACGCAATTGGTTCAATGAAGAAGTATCGCCATATTTTTCAATTGGCATAGCAAAGCGTCGTTGGAAGAACTGCTTATTTCCTAAGTACCCTGGATTGAGAAAATCCAAAATTGACCAGAGTTCTTGCAGTCTATTTTCTACGGGTGTCCCTGTCAAAGCAATCCGATAAGTTGCTTCTAACTGACGCACTGCTTGAGATTGTTTTGCCTCTGCATTTTTGATATTTTGGGCTTCATCTAAAACAATTCCTTGCCAAGAAACGCCCTGTAATGACTTTAAATCCCGGTGAATCAGCGCATAACTGGTAATTACCAAATTATGCTTATTGGCTACTTCTACAAATGCCTTACCTTTGGGGCGTTTGTCACCGTGATATTGCAAAACTTTCAGGGTTGGGGCAAATTTTTTAACTTCTCTTTCCCAGTTTCCTAATACTGAAGTTGGGCAAACTAAAAGTGTTGGTTTTTCTAATGCATCCTGTTCTTTGAGATGTAGTAAAAAGGCAATGAATTGCACGGTTTTTCCTAATCCCATATCGTCCGCGAGACATGCACCCAAGCCCCAGCGTTCCAGAAATGTCAACCAAGCGACACCACGCTGTTGGTAAGGGCGTAGCTGTCCCTGAAAATCGGCGGGTGTGGGTAGGGGTTCTACTGCTTTGTTATTTGTCAGGGTAGTAATTAACTCTTGTAACGCCCCTGACGCTTCAAAGCTAACCACTGGTAATTTTTCAATTGTCTGGGTATCCCCCGTACTTAGCCGCAAAGCATCTTCCAAGGAAAGGGCCATTTGTTCTTTGCGAGAAGCAAAAAAGGCCTGTGCTGTTTTGATATCTTGGGAACGCAATTCTACCCACTCACCGTTAATTTCGACGAGGGGACTGTTTAACGCCACGAGTTTGTCAAATTCTTTTTTGGAAAGAGTCTGTCCACCGATCGCTAATTGCCACTGGAAATTCAACAAACTCTGTAAACCCAAGCGTCCCTGCTTTTGATTCGGTGTTTGGGCAGTGATTTTCAAACCCAGACGATTTGCCCATCCTTCTCGATTTGCCAAACTCGCAGGTAGAACCACACCTAAACCATTATCCTCAAGTCGCGCCTTTACCGACTTAATAAATTCATAGGCTTGGATGGGGTTAAGGCGGCAAGATTGGGGATAGCTAGTATCTAGACTGGGTGCGATCATTGGATATAAGCGTGATGCTAATCCCAATCCGCGTAAAAATGTCTCTTGTGGTTGTTTAATCGTACGACCACGATAAACAAAACTTTCAACTGGATGCTGCCATATCGTCTCTGCATCCACTAAAAATTTTGGGTCATCTGGTGCTTGCAAAAAATAGGTCAAAGTCCAATCTGTTTCGCCTGACTCTGGCGGACGCAAGACAAAACAGGTACGGAACAGATTTTTTCCTGCCAGTTGGTATTGTAGCGGCATTGTCCAAGCTTTCAGTGCCGCTTCTAGTCGTTCCAAACCCATTGGTTCGGCGTTGACTGCATCTGATGCACCGGTGAGAGACTGTAACCACTGCCGCACCGCGCTTGGTAAAGATGCCATTACTCTTGCTTCTAGCACAGCTTGGGAACCAAACATTTCTCTGACTTGGGCATCAATTGTACTGTTGAGAAATCCCAATAATAATTCTTGTGGTTCCACAGGAAAGTCTATTGAAATGGGGTGATTTTTCTCCCCATCTCCCAATCTCTCAATCTCCCCACCTTCTTGGTATGTCCGACACGCTAGGGGCATTAGCTGCGAAAATTTTTCTAAGCGAGTTCCATCCAAGGCGCTATCTAAAAGTGCTTGCCACTTGGCAGTAAAAGAACCGTCTGCTTGGCGTTCAAGGGTAGGCAAAAATTTACATCGTGAGATTAAATCCAAACTCCAACGGGCAATATGTGACCAAAACCGTAAATCTCCTCCTAAAAAATCATCTTCGCTGTTACCAATACTCAAGGGTAAAGAAGTCAGAAACTTGACTGCTTCTGTAGTATTGAGACAAAAACCCTCTACTCGCCAAGGTTGTAGGTATTGCGAAGATGGTTTTTCTAAACTCAATGCTGCTGAATGTACTGGATGAATCGACGTTGTTCCCTCGATTTCACCTGCTGCAAAATCAGTGGGTAAAGCAATAGTGATTTGCCAGGAGGTTGGCAATGTTTTTGTCGCAGTAGTTGTTCCTTGGCGTTTCCCTGTTTGCCGAGATGCGATTGATTGCGTTTCGACATGCAGTGCTGAATTGGGAATTGTAAGATTACGAGAACCCAGCCACTCGCTTAGTTCGGCTGGTGCGATCGCATAAGGGTAAGGTGGTATTTCTGTCAATATACTTGGATCGATATTTGTCCCTAGCGATCGCCAAGTCTCTCCCCAAATAAATAAACAGTTACCCTGATTTTGTAGTAACCAACTACCGTGTAAAATTGCCATTTGCTCACTACTTAGATTTTCGCAACATCAAAACCTTGAATTTGCTTATTTTCTACTTTATGAATTCCTTAATTTTTAAAATTAAAATACATATTATTAATAATAGTTACAATTAATTAAATACTAGAAAACAATCTTAATCAGGTTTAGAAAAAATGCACTTACCCCTTTATAAAATTTTAAAAAATGGCATCAAAGTAGAGTTAGATTATATGCATCTAGAGGAACAAGAGGAGGTAAGGAAATTACTGAATGTTGTGATTTTAGAAGGACAAACCTATCCCCAAAAAAAACCTCTCTCACCATCAGAGTTTGCAGCTTACTGGTTAAATCAGGATGCCTTTGTAGTCAGGACAGATGCTGAATCTGCTACACAACAACTCAAAGAAATATTGGGAGCGTTTTATCTTAAACCAAACTTTCCAGGTCGATGTTGCCATATTTGCAACGCTGGTTTTATTGTACAACCTGGCAAGCGGGGTCTAGGAATTGGGCGATTCATGGGAGAAGCGATGCTCTCAATTGCTGCTAGTGTTGGCTACGAGGGGGTAATTTTCAATTTGGTCTTTGCTACTAATATAGCTTCGATTCAATTATGGAAATCACTAGGATTTCAGATTATTGGGCAGATTCCGGCGGCGGTAAAACTAGATATACAGCAGGTGGATGCGTTGATTATGTATCGGAAATTAGGGATCGGGGGTTATGGATTGGGCATAGGGCGTGAATCAG
Above is a genomic segment from Fischerella sp. JS2 containing:
- a CDS encoding DEAD/DEAH box helicase; translated protein: MAILHGSWLLQNQGNCLFIWGETWRSLGTNIDPSILTEIPPYPYAIAPAELSEWLGSRNLTIPNSALHVETQSIASRQTGKRQGTTTATKTLPTSWQITIALPTDFAAGEIEGTTSIHPVHSAALSLEKPSSQYLQPWRVEGFCLNTTEAVKFLTSLPLSIGNSEDDFLGGDLRFWSHIARWSLDLISRCKFLPTLERQADGSFTAKWQALLDSALDGTRLEKFSQLMPLACRTYQEGGEIERLGDGEKNHPISIDFPVEPQELLLGFLNSTIDAQVREMFGSQAVLEARVMASLPSAVRQWLQSLTGASDAVNAEPMGLERLEAALKAWTMPLQYQLAGKNLFRTCFVLRPPESGETDWTLTYFLQAPDDPKFLVDAETIWQHPVESFVYRGRTIKQPQETFLRGLGLASRLYPMIAPSLDTSYPQSCRLNPIQAYEFIKSVKARLEDNGLGVVLPASLANREGWANRLGLKITAQTPNQKQGRLGLQSLLNFQWQLAIGGQTLSKKEFDKLVALNSPLVEINGEWVELRSQDIKTAQAFFASRKEQMALSLEDALRLSTGDTQTIEKLPVVSFEASGALQELITTLTNNKAVEPLPTPADFQGQLRPYQQRGVAWLTFLERWGLGACLADDMGLGKTVQFIAFLLHLKEQDALEKPTLLVCPTSVLGNWEREVKKFAPTLKVLQYHGDKRPKGKAFVEVANKHNLVITSYALIHRDLKSLQGVSWQGIVLDEAQNIKNAEAKQSQAVRQLEATYRIALTGTPVENRLQELWSILDFLNPGYLGNKQFFQRRFAMPIEKYGDTSSLNQLRSLVQPFILRRLKTDREIIQDLPEKQEMNVFCGLSLEQAELYQKVVEESLAEIETAEGMQRRGMILALLVKLKQVCNHPAQYLKKSTLLEPQLSGKLLRLQEMLEEVLSEGDRALIFTQFAEWGKLLKPYLEQQLGREIFFLYGSTSKKQREEMIDRFQHDPQGPPIMILSLKAGGVGLNLTRANHVFHFDRWWNPAVENQATDRVFRIGQTRNVQVHKFVCTGTLEEKIHDMIESKKQLAEQVVGAGEEWLTELDTNQLRNLLLLDRSAVIEEDEE
- a CDS encoding N-acetyltransferase; translated protein: MHLPLYKILKNGIKVELDYMHLEEQEEVRKLLNVVILEGQTYPQKKPLSPSEFAAYWLNQDAFVVRTDAESATQQLKEILGAFYLKPNFPGRCCHICNAGFIVQPGKRGLGIGRFMGEAMLSIAASVGYEGVIFNLVFATNIASIQLWKSLGFQIIGQIPAAVKLDIQQVDALIMYRKLGIGGYGLGIGRESVNSEQ